The genomic stretch ACTTCAATGTTACAGTATGAAATAGATGTTCCGCTTTATAAATTGATAGAAAAAATAGGAGAAAAAGGAGCTGTTGCAAGCTATAAAGCATGTTCTGATTCTATTGATTCTATCGAAACTATTGCTGGGAAAATACACTCTAAAGCAGGGTTTAAGCGTAAAAAATCATTGTATTTTGCTTCAAAAAAGAAAGATGTAGAAGGATTAAAAAAAGAATATAAAGCTAGAAAAAATGCCGGGTTTGAAGTGAAATGGTTAGAAGCAGATGAGGTTCTGAAAGAATTTGGATTTGAGAATACTTATGGTGGAATCCTTTCAAAACAAGGGGGAAGTATTGATGCTTTCCAGTTTGCTCATGAATTATTTAAACATAATGTAAGGAAGGGATTGAAAATATTCGATAAAACTGAAATGGTAGCAGTAGAGTATCATAAAGGATTCAATGTGGCTAAAACAAATGGAGGTTTTCAGATAAAGGCAAAAAAAATAATCTATTGTATCGGATATGAAAGCAAAACTTTGTTGAAGGAAAATTTTGTTAATCTGAAAAGTACGTATGCTGTGGTTTCCGAAGTGGATAATGATAAGTTTAAAAACATTACAAACACTTTAGTCTGGAATACTGATGATCCTTATCTCTATATGAGGACTACAGATGACGGAAGATTATTGATAGGGGGTGGTGATGAAGATTTCTATGGTGCTGAAAAACGGGACGCTCTACTGAATAAAAAAGAAAAAGAAATCTTGAGAAATTTAAAGAAAATAAAACCTGATTATCATTTCTATTCTGATTTTGTATGGGCAGGAACCTTTGGAGAAACCAAAGATGGACTGCCATATATCGGGGAACATGAAAAATTCAAAAATTCTTATTTTGTATTGGGCTTTGGGGGCAACGGAATTACTTTTTCAGTAGCAGGAATGGAAATGGCTTCTTTATTTATGACAAGTAAAAAACATCCGCTATCCAGGTATTTTAAATTTGGAAGATAGAATGTTTTGGATCATGAACAAAATGCTTTGTTGTAAGAGCTTGATTTTATTATAATTGATTGAAATAAGAAGATATAAACAAGTACACTTAAGAAGGAATGAGGATTTTCAAAATCTTAAGTGTACTTTATTTCCATGAGAGTGGCAGATTTCACCTTTAAGGTCTCTACAGGCTATATCCATTCTTTTTGGCGAGTTCCTGTATAGAGCTTTCAATGGCTTTTCCAAGATCATCAGAATCATCAGTTCCTCTTTTTTTCATTTCGTTATCAATATAGGTCTGACGTTTTTTAGAAAGTTCTTCTATTTCTCTTTGAATCTTTTCACGAGCTGCCGATTTTAGAGCTACTGCTTTTTGTATTTCCGCTTTACTTTTTCCCTTCAGCTCGTCCGGAACTTCACTCTCTTTCATATTGGCAATAAAGCCGGCATCCTTTTCAGCTTTATCAATCAGATCCCAATGCTCATTTTTGTAGGCGTTCTTTTTAGACTTGGAAACAGTTCTTTCTACCAGATTGGAAACGGACTGTATTTCTGCATTTTTATCCTGGGCAATTTGTTTCAGCTTATATTCAGAACCTCGGTTTCCATAGTAAATGTAGGTGTCGTTCAATTTGGCATTGCATTCGGAAATTCTTATATCATAAGGTGTTTCAATATACATCACCTTTTTATCACTGTCGATATTAAAGTATTTTCCGCCCCCTGTTGTAGCCCCATTCTGCCAGTAACTCTGGATTCCTTCTTCCCAGCTTCCGCAGAAAATGGTATTGGTATAGATGTTTTTATTTTTTGCTTTCGAGATTGCCTCTTTATAGTTTATTCTTCCCTGATTGAAAGGCTCATTCCCGGCAATATAAATCAGTTTCATACTTTTTTCATTGCCATCCCAGTTCAGGTTGGCAGAAGCATCCCGGATAACAGCTCCGCAGTACTCACTTCCACCATTAGTTCTTAAAGCAAATAGTTTTTCAGAAACCAGATCAAGGTCCTGAGTAAGAGGAGTCACCTGACGGATGTAGTTTTCATCCCTGATACCATCATTTCCATATTCATAAAGGGCAATTTCCACTTGTGGAGTATGGCCGTTGTACTTTAATGTGGTTAATGTATTCACGATGTTCCAGAGCCTTGATTTTGCCTGTTCAATCAATCCGTCCATACTGTTGGAAGTATCAAGTAAAAGAGCCACCTGGATTTTATTATCCTTGGATGTAGTGTTTACAGAAGATACTGAAGCATTTTGTACCGTTAACTCTGTGCTTTTCGGATCACTTTTCGAGCAGCTGATAACCGGATTGGTACCGGAATTTAAAAAAGCAGCTGCAATGGCTAAGGTTTTTAAAGTTGTCATATTATTATTTTTTATAGGTTATCTGTTGTAATATTGAATCTGCATATCCTTAGGATACTTTACTTCATAAGAGAAATTGATCTTTTCAGAACCACCGGAACTTATAGTTTTATTCCAAAGTATGCTTCCCGTCTTTTCATCCAGGTTGCCACCTTCGGTTTGTATGGCTTTTATTGAAATTTTAGAATTTTCACTGATAGGAAGCTGGTCAAGAACTTCCAGTTCAATACCTTCTTTGGTATTATTTCTGATGCTGATCTGATAGGTTTCAGTTTCCCATTTATTCGAATTCATCGCTCTTTGAGAAGCTTTGTCTTCCACTTTGATCCTTTTTACCGTAATTCTTTCATCTATTCCAAGGGATATTGGGAATTCTTCCTTCACATAATTGCTGGTAATATTGGTTTTTCCGATATAGTTATCTTCAAAATAAATATTGGCTTCTCCATTAATAAGGTTGAGATTTTGCCAGTTTTTTACAAAAGCCATCAGGAATACTTGGTTATTGATCTTTGGAACTGTATGGTATTTATAAGCAGCATCAATTTGTTTTTTATCGAGAATCACATATTGTTCTTTTTCCTGACTTAGAATCGTTTGGTTATAGTTCAGCTCATAGATGACATTCATTTGGTTATCGGAAACAGAAGCAATCGGAACCTGGCTTGGTCTTGCAGTGATGTCTTGCCTCATTTGATAAGCATTTGTTAAAGCAGTTTCCTTTTTAAACTTATATTCAGCAACTTCCTGCATAGGGTTATGAGCTGTATATTCGGCCACATATAATGGAGAAAGAATAGGTCTGTTCTGGTTATAAGAAGGTCTGTAGGTAGAGACAAACAATTTTATGTTTTTCCAGTCTTGTCCCGTTTTTTGATAGATTTTTCCTTTGTAAACCATTTCAAGAGGTTTTTTTACAGATTCAGCACGCAGATCGTAAGAAGGAATCCAGCCTGCATCAGAAACGATATAGCTTACCCCCAGATTCAGGCTGGTATTATGGTCGGCAAGAATTTCCAGCAGGAGTTCTTTCCTGTTGGTATTTTTATGGGTTTGCTCCTCCTCAGATTGTTTGTTAAGCTTTGCAATACTTTTATCCAGTGTGCTTTTTTGCTCATTCAGTAAAAAGACCTGATTATCAATTTCCAGCATTCTTTTCCTGTAAAACTCAGTCAGTTTAATGAGCTGTTCCTGTGGAGTAGATTTATCATTGGCAGATACTTTTAAATTATCATTGATGATAGTCTGCTCTCCCGTCAGATTTTTAATCTGAATGTTTAACAGACTTACCTGTCTTTGAAGTTTTTTTCTTTCATCATCCAGCTTTTTTTCGCTGTCAGAAAGCTGGTCTTCTTTCAGAAAATTGCTTTGTGGAGTGATGGATAGGAGAGTTGTATTTTTTTCAAGATTGATTTTATAGGTATTTTCGTCCAGATTATTGGGCAAATTGACAATTCTTACCATATTGCGCCCTTTCTGAAGGTTGACATTGGTGTTTCCAAAAATTTTGGCACCCTGAAGAAATACGGTAGCCTGCTTTACTTCAATTTCCTTTTTTATTTCCTGTGCTTTAAAGACGGCGACTGAAAATATTGTGATTAAAAGATAGCGTTTCATCGTTTATTATTTTAATTTATAAAGTAAAATTACCCGTATTTAAAACTGCAATTTGGGATACTTGGTGAGGAGAGGTTTTCACTTGGTGAGCAAAATGACCACCTCGTTTTTCATTCTTATATCATGAATGCTTTTGATGAATAGCCTTGTTAAAATATATGTTGGAAAAAACTGAACTGTGTCAGCATATAGGATTAAGATAACTTCATTTTTATTCGAGCATTCATGGCATAAAAAAGCTGCCAGAAATGTGGCAGCCTCTTTTAAATCTGTTATTTTAAAGGATTTCGTATCTTGTTTTGATGCTGTATTTCAGTTTGATGTTTTCAATATTGTCAAAAGAAAGATCTAAAGAAGCATCAGCCATTTCCAATTGTACATTGCTCATTCTGCTTTTGTAAGCAACAGGCATTATCGTATCGCTGGTATAGTCCTCAATCTCGGTGATTTCAAGAACATTTCCCACCTTTTTACCCATGCTTTCCAATAAATAATCTGCCTTTTCTTTCGCTGCTTTTAAAGCATTGATTTTCACGGTTTTTCTGAAGTCTGCAATTTTCGTATTCTTGACTTCTGAAATATTCAGGCTGCTTACCCATTTCTGGTTAAGGTCTTCAAATATTTTACTAAGATTTGCTTTTGCATTGGCTTTAAACTCATAGTTCTTAGTGAATTTTCCGTTTTTTGCATAAATGTTCTGGTACGTTGACTTAAATTTAATATCCTCGTTTCTTACTCCTGCGCTCTTTAAGATCTCGAACATCTTTTTTTCATTGTCTGTCAGATCGTTTTTAGTATCTCCCTTTATTCCGATACTGAAGAAAACTTCATCCGGTTCTACTTCCATTTCTGCAACACCAGTTACTTCAATTGCGTTTTTCTTTACTTCCTGAGCATTTACAAAGCTTCCCAGGGTTAAAATTCCGATTAATAAAAAATGTTTCAATTTCATAATTTCTTGTTTTTACTTTTAAATTCTGATGTAAAATTAGCTCGGTTTAAAGCTGAAAACCGGAAGACTTGGTGAAATGGAACTTTCACTTGGTGAGAAGGTAAAAAAGTGGGAATTTTATATAATAACGCTAAGAACCACCAAGGATAGTTGAAAGTGATGCTGTATATTTCCATTCGCAATGGCATTTTATTCAGCAATGTATATTATTAGTTTTCATTTGCTGAATAGTAATGTTTCTGTGAGCGGGAAATAATATATATAATGAATGTCTTTGAGAAGCTCTACCTTAAATAATCTGGCAAACTTCCAACGATGATCTATTCAAAAGTGAATGATTGCCACTTGGTGAAATCATATTTTGGCTTGGTAAAGGATAGAAGCCGATCAATAAAGTTTTACTTACTTTGCAATAAAGATTTGAAATCCGTGAAATTAGTTTTTAAAATACTCTTCATTTCAATATTCGCTTTGGGAAATATACTCATGGCACAGGATTCTACAAAGGTTTCTCAAGTGCTGAAGTCGGCAGCAAAGCTGAAGAAAGCTGTAGACAAAAATGATGATAAAGGTGCTGCAGAAGTCTATGTAAACATGGGAACTGATTATTATAATCAGGGAAACTATGCCAAGAGTGAGGAATATTTTACCAAAGCTAAAATGCTTTACCAGAAACTTAATGATAAAAAAAATCTGGAATCTGTTACCCGGAAATTAGCTCAGTCACAGGAAAAACAGAATAAAATAACCCCGGCGCTCAGTAATTACAGCATGGCAGCGCAGATGAGCTATAGTGAAAAAAGTAAGGTAGTGAATACCAATGATGTAGCCAGGCTTTCATCTCCCACACCGGAACTTCGGGCAGAAGCGATCCAGAATAATATTAATATAAGTAAAAAAGAAAATGAGCAAGCCAGTGTAGCAGAGGGGTACAGCCAGTTGGCAGAAGTTAATATACAGCAGAAAGATATTTATAAAGCAGAAGAAAACCTTAATAATGCTTATAAAATTTCAAAAAAGGAAGCCCCACAACAGGCTTTGGCTATTAACCAAAAGCTGGCCGATCTGTATGTTGAAAATAAGAACTTTGATAAAGCCATTGAGGCTAAGAAGAAGGTTTTAAAGGAGGATTTTGTAAAAGATAATTCACAGGAGAAAGTTAACCAGATTCAGGAACTGGCAGATATTTATATCAAAAAAAACGATCCAAAAGAAGCAGCAGAACTGTTGAAGAATGCTTACGGAATTGCTTTGGATAAAGGTCATACATTGGAAGCTCAGAAAAGTGTGAAAAAGCTTGATAGTCTGTATGCTATTTCAGGGAATGTTGATGCATCAGTTCAGTTGTACAGAGATTTTTTAGGCAAGCTCCCTGATTTGGTTTCTAAGGACAGAAGCCTTGTAGATAATAAGATTCTGGAAGATACTGAACAACGAATCTCACAGTTGGAAAAGGAAAAAGAGCTTAAGGATGAGCTTATCCGAAAGAAAAATGTTTTCAATTACGGACTGATAGGAGCTTTGATCCTGCTGACCGGGTTAATTGTTTTTATTTTCAGAACCCTGAAAAAAGTACAGGTAAAAAATAAAAAAATCGCACTTCAATCCCTTAGAAGAGAGATGAACCCCCACTTTATTTTCAACAGTTTGAATAGTGTCAATCATTTCATTGCCACTAATAATGAATTGGAAGCGAATCAATATCTGACAAAGTTTTCCAAATTGATGCGCGGGGTAATGGAAAATTCTACCGATGATTTTATTCCTTTTCAACAGGAGCTGGATCTTCTGCAAAATTATCTGGCACTTGAAAAAACACGTTTTGCAGATAAATTTGACTACGAAATTGATGTAGATGAAAATCTGAACATGCAGAGCCTGCAGGTTCCCGGAATGCTGGTACAGCCATTCCTGGAAAATGCAATCTGGCACGGGCTGCGTTACAGAACAGAAAAAGGCTTTTTAAAATTAAATTTTGAGAAAAATGAACACTATCTAAAGATTATTATTGAAGACAATGGAATAGGAATTGAAGAAAGTAAAAAACAGAAAACCCAGCATCAGAAAACCCGTGAAGGAAGAGGTATGAAAAACACCCTGGAACGAATTCAGCTGCTTAATGACCTGTATAAAAGAGATATTACCTGTTCTGTAAAAGATAAACCAAATCAGAATGGAGTTTTGGTCACAATTCAAATTAATCTGGCATAAACAATACCATGAAAAGAAATATATTTCTACTCATTCTAACAATGAGTTTGTTCTCCGGAGTAATTGCTGCTCAGGATATTGATAGTTCCAGACTGAATCATATTCTTAAAAGTCTGAAGCTTGACAAGCATAAGATAAAAGAAGAACTTTGTGTGGAAAAGAAAATACCTAATGTGGAAGATTCTTATATTGCAGTTATTCCCGTAGTTTTGAGCCAGGAAGAAGAAGATTACGTTTTTACTGTTCAGAACTATATTTTAATGACAGACCGTAACGGGACAATAAAGAACAAATATCTTGACCCGACAGAATTGAATTCTGATGCCATAAACCTAAGAAGTTTTACTATTGATACCGGGTTATACAATATCAGTACAAACATCCGGGCGTTTGGAGTAAAGGCAGATTTTGTAGGAAGCAGCAAACCTAATCCTTATGCATCAGGTACAATTTCAATGTATTATCCTGAAGGGAAAACGTTCAAAAAAGTTCTCGATCAATTTGAGTTGGACTCTACAAGAGGCGAATGGGATACCCGATGTAATGGAGAGTTTAAAAATGAGCACTCCTACATCATTATAGATTCATCTAAGACCAATAATTTTACAGACCTTAAAATAAAAACAATCTCTGTAACCACGATCAACGAAGAAGTGAAGGGAGATTGTGAAGGAAAAGAAACATCAAAAACCTTGTATAAAACGCTGAAGTTCAAAAACGAAATATACCAATAAAGAATCACCTGAAACCTATTATCTGTAACCTTATACCTAACTCCAATGAAAATTAAAGCTGTAATTGTAGATGATGAATTGATTGCAAGAGAAGTATTGAGAAGCTATCTTACAAAATACTGCCCGCAGGTAGAAATTCTTGGTGAGGCGGAAAATATTAAAGAAGCTGTTCCTTTAATTGCAGATAAACAGCCTCAATTGGTTTTTTTAGATGTAGAAATGCCCTTTGGGAATGCCTTTGACGTATTAGAGGCTACCAAAGAATTTTCTTATGAAACCATTTTCATTACTGCATTTTCACAATATTCTTTACAGGCTTTAAACAAATCTGCAAGCTATTATATTTTAAAACCTATTGACATCCAGGAGCTTATACTGGCTGTGAACAAGGTAGCTGAAAGTTTAGAGAAAAAAGAAGAGCTCAACCGAAATAAAATTCTATTGGAGAACTTAAAATTAAAGCCTGAAAAACAACAGCTTATTCTTCCCACCTTACAAGGGTTTGATGTTGTGAAAACAGAGGATATTGTCAGGCTTCAGGCAGATGGAAACTTTACTCAGGTATATCTTACCGATGGCTCAAAGAAAATGGTCTGCAGGTTTTTGAAACATTTTGATGATCTTTTGGAAAACCCTTTTGTGAGAGTTCACCGTTCCCATATCATCAACACATCTTTTGTAAAATCTTATCATAAAAGTGGAACCGTAATGCTTGCTGATGATACTGAAATTGAAGTATCAGGAAGCTTTAAAGACAATTTTCTGAAGGTTTTCTCCTAGAATTTATCGTTCTTTAACAGCCCCTAGGCACTATTTTTGACGTTTTCATAAGAACCACACAAATATTTCTGTTATGAAGACCTTTCACAAAATAATCCTTCCCGTTTCATTGGGTGCTTTGGCCTATATGGCTTTCCATTCGTACTCTGTAGGAATTCCGAGAGGAGCGGTAGCGGTAAAGAATTTTGATATTAAAAAATTTCTTGGAAGATGGTATGAAATAGCCCGTTTTGATTATAAATTCGAGAAAAATATGGATAACGTTACTGCTGAGTATTCGGAGAATCCTAATGGCAGTATTCTGGTGAAGAATAAAGGCTACGATTATGTCAAAAAAATATGGAATGAATCCATTGGAGAAGCTAAATTCGTTAAAAATACTATTGAAGCAAGACTGAAAGTGTCCTTTTTTAAACCTATTTGGGCAGGTTATAATGTTATAGAT from Chryseobacterium indologenes encodes the following:
- a CDS encoding NAD(P)/FAD-dependent oxidoreductase; the protein is MDLKSNEPFWLLKNGLIATYPSLKSDESCDVLIIGGGITGSLIAHQMVKDGYETILIDKRELCNGSTSATTSMLQYEIDVPLYKLIEKIGEKGAVASYKACSDSIDSIETIAGKIHSKAGFKRKKSLYFASKKKDVEGLKKEYKARKNAGFEVKWLEADEVLKEFGFENTYGGILSKQGGSIDAFQFAHELFKHNVRKGLKIFDKTEMVAVEYHKGFNVAKTNGGFQIKAKKIIYCIGYESKTLLKENFVNLKSTYAVVSEVDNDKFKNITNTLVWNTDDPYLYMRTTDDGRLLIGGGDEDFYGAEKRDALLNKKEKEILRNLKKIKPDYHFYSDFVWAGTFGETKDGLPYIGEHEKFKNSYFVLGFGGNGITFSVAGMEMASLFMTSKKHPLSRYFKFGR
- a CDS encoding VWA domain-containing protein, whose amino-acid sequence is MTTLKTLAIAAAFLNSGTNPVISCSKSDPKSTELTVQNASVSSVNTTSKDNKIQVALLLDTSNSMDGLIEQAKSRLWNIVNTLTTLKYNGHTPQVEIALYEYGNDGIRDENYIRQVTPLTQDLDLVSEKLFALRTNGGSEYCGAVIRDASANLNWDGNEKSMKLIYIAGNEPFNQGRINYKEAISKAKNKNIYTNTIFCGSWEEGIQSYWQNGATTGGGKYFNIDSDKKVMYIETPYDIRISECNAKLNDTYIYYGNRGSEYKLKQIAQDKNAEIQSVSNLVERTVSKSKKNAYKNEHWDLIDKAEKDAGFIANMKESEVPDELKGKSKAEIQKAVALKSAAREKIQREIEELSKKRQTYIDNEMKKRGTDDSDDLGKAIESSIQELAKKNGYSL
- a CDS encoding DUF4139 domain-containing protein, with the translated sequence MKRYLLITIFSVAVFKAQEIKKEIEVKQATVFLQGAKIFGNTNVNLQKGRNMVRIVNLPNNLDENTYKINLEKNTTLLSITPQSNFLKEDQLSDSEKKLDDERKKLQRQVSLLNIQIKNLTGEQTIINDNLKVSANDKSTPQEQLIKLTEFYRKRMLEIDNQVFLLNEQKSTLDKSIAKLNKQSEEEQTHKNTNRKELLLEILADHNTSLNLGVSYIVSDAGWIPSYDLRAESVKKPLEMVYKGKIYQKTGQDWKNIKLFVSTYRPSYNQNRPILSPLYVAEYTAHNPMQEVAEYKFKKETALTNAYQMRQDITARPSQVPIASVSDNQMNVIYELNYNQTILSQEKEQYVILDKKQIDAAYKYHTVPKINNQVFLMAFVKNWQNLNLINGEANIYFEDNYIGKTNITSNYVKEEFPISLGIDERITVKRIKVEDKASQRAMNSNKWETETYQISIRNNTKEGIELEVLDQLPISENSKISIKAIQTEGGNLDEKTGSILWNKTISSGGSEKINFSYEVKYPKDMQIQYYNR
- a CDS encoding SIMPL domain-containing protein, producing MKLKHFLLIGILTLGSFVNAQEVKKNAIEVTGVAEMEVEPDEVFFSIGIKGDTKNDLTDNEKKMFEILKSAGVRNEDIKFKSTYQNIYAKNGKFTKNYEFKANAKANLSKIFEDLNQKWVSSLNISEVKNTKIADFRKTVKINALKAAKEKADYLLESMGKKVGNVLEITEIEDYTSDTIMPVAYKSRMSNVQLEMADASLDLSFDNIENIKLKYSIKTRYEIL
- a CDS encoding tetratricopeptide repeat-containing sensor histidine kinase encodes the protein MGNILMAQDSTKVSQVLKSAAKLKKAVDKNDDKGAAEVYVNMGTDYYNQGNYAKSEEYFTKAKMLYQKLNDKKNLESVTRKLAQSQEKQNKITPALSNYSMAAQMSYSEKSKVVNTNDVARLSSPTPELRAEAIQNNINISKKENEQASVAEGYSQLAEVNIQQKDIYKAEENLNNAYKISKKEAPQQALAINQKLADLYVENKNFDKAIEAKKKVLKEDFVKDNSQEKVNQIQELADIYIKKNDPKEAAELLKNAYGIALDKGHTLEAQKSVKKLDSLYAISGNVDASVQLYRDFLGKLPDLVSKDRSLVDNKILEDTEQRISQLEKEKELKDELIRKKNVFNYGLIGALILLTGLIVFIFRTLKKVQVKNKKIALQSLRREMNPHFIFNSLNSVNHFIATNNELEANQYLTKFSKLMRGVMENSTDDFIPFQQELDLLQNYLALEKTRFADKFDYEIDVDENLNMQSLQVPGMLVQPFLENAIWHGLRYRTEKGFLKLNFEKNEHYLKIIIEDNGIGIEESKKQKTQHQKTREGRGMKNTLERIQLLNDLYKRDITCSVKDKPNQNGVLVTIQINLA
- a CDS encoding LytR/AlgR family response regulator transcription factor; amino-acid sequence: MKIKAVIVDDELIAREVLRSYLTKYCPQVEILGEAENIKEAVPLIADKQPQLVFLDVEMPFGNAFDVLEATKEFSYETIFITAFSQYSLQALNKSASYYILKPIDIQELILAVNKVAESLEKKEELNRNKILLENLKLKPEKQQLILPTLQGFDVVKTEDIVRLQADGNFTQVYLTDGSKKMVCRFLKHFDDLLENPFVRVHRSHIINTSFVKSYHKSGTVMLADDTEIEVSGSFKDNFLKVFS
- a CDS encoding lipocalin family protein, which translates into the protein MKTFHKIILPVSLGALAYMAFHSYSVGIPRGAVAVKNFDIKKFLGRWYEIARFDYKFEKNMDNVTAEYSENPNGSILVKNKGYDYVKKIWNESIGEAKFVKNTIEARLKVSFFKPIWAGYNVIDIDEDYQYALVAGSSLKYLWILSRTTAIPESIRQRFIEKAEKIGYNTDDLIWVKHNS